The genomic region TGGTCTAGGGGCTGTTAGAGCGACAGTTAGAAAATATTTAACTTAAACTTGAAGCAAAATTTCCGGTTATAGGGGCTATAAAAACAGTCGATTTTTGCCGATAAAATAGACATGGAAATTTTAAAATTCGCCGCACCATTTGCGCTTTTATTTTGTCTTTCTTCAGCGACGGCTCAGACACAGGCAAGACCGCTTTATCAGCTCTCCCCGATGCCTTTAAAAGAAGAAACAACCGATACGGCAACTCAAAATATAATAGCCGGAAACGACGCCGGTTTATTCAGAATAACCGATAACAATACGGCGCTTCCGTTGTGGACGGAAGGGCGAGTAAAACAAATTCTAAGAACCGAAACGGTCGGCAAAACGGGAAATACGGAAGAACATTGGTATTTTATTACGTCCAAAGGGATTCTTTACTCTCAGAATTTGAACGAGTTTGAATTTAGGAATACCGGCCTTCCCTCCCTTGTTATACACGAATACGATGAACAAAAAGACAGTTATACGCAGCAAATAGAAGATCTAAAAGACATATGTGCCAATCCTCTTAATCCCATGCAGCTTGTAACTGCAACAAAGGACAACGTATATATCAGCTTTGACGGCGCATTGAATTGGAAATCGCTTGGATCGATGAGTAAGACTACGGCAGGAATAAAAGCGGTTGCAATAGCCGATATGCCGCATTTTGCGCCTGACGGAAATTTTTATGGCACGGATCTGGTAGTTTTTATGTCGCATCCGATATTCGGACTGTCTTATATCATGCTCAACGATCAAAAACCCGCTTGGACCGATGTGACATCCGGATTTAAAATAATGTCGTCGCTTACCGCTCCGGATGAAATTTCCGATATTTTACCGGTACTCAAGGCCGACGCCGAAGGCAGAAATTACGTTGATATTTATATTTCACAGACGTTCATACCTAATATCTACAGGTTTAATTGGGAAAAGAAAAAAGGAGAACTTCTGTACGGCGGCAATGAACCAAGCGATACGATAGAGTCCTTAGTCAACGTTGAAGACACTTTGTTATTCACAAGACCTTCAGATGTCGGAACCTTCGATCTTAAAGAACAAAAAGAAGGAGGAATACCGGGTAAATTTTCTTTGTGGAAAGAAAGATTCGATTCTTTGTCACTTCCCGTACAAACGGCATGGATTCCTAAAGCGGCTGCGGGTTTTGAAAAGGGTTTTGTTCTTAATGAATTGTGGATGCTCTATCCTGAAAAGATAGGTTCAAAGTACGCAAACGTTATTAAAGACAATAAGCGAAGCTTATATATACCGCCGTATCAAGTGCGTAAGCAATTAGGTTCGGAAGGCATAGATAAATTTCTTTCGATCGTGGAAGAAAACGGTTTAAACAGCGTCGTAATAGATATGAAAGACGATTACGGTCTTTTGCGTTACAGCACAAAAGACCCGCTTGTAGCGCAAAAAGCGACGGAAAGCCAATATTCCGTAGATATAGATCAGTTTATTTCCAAATTTAAAGAAAAAGACATATACCTTATCGCCCGCATAGTCGTATTTAAAGACAAGAATTTAGCCAGATACGGCGGCGGGAAATACGCCGTATGGGACGCCGTAACCGGCAGGGCTTGGGTCGGAATAAAAGGATATGAAGACATTAAAAATGAAGAAGGAACAATTACCGGAAAAGAAACCGTTTACTATGATGAAAATTGGGTTGATCCGTATTCGGCTGAGGTTTGGGAATATAACGTGGGAATTGCGAAAGAGCTGATTGCGCGAGGATTTAATGAAATTCAGTTTGATTATATAAGATTCCCTACGGACGGATATAATTTAAAAAATGCACGTTTCCGCTGGCATTCTCAAGGCATGACAAAGGAATCGGCACTTATGTCTTTTTTAGCCTACGCCAGAAAGCAAATAGAAGCGCCTTTGGGAATAGATATTTACGGGGCGAACGGCTGGTATCGCAGCGGCGCACGGACGGGTCAAGATGTTGAAATGCTTTCAAATTACGTAGATGTGATTTGTCCTATGTTTTATCCGAGCCATTTTGAACAGGATTTTTTGCTTTATGAACCGGTGGCGGAGCGGCCTTATCGCATATATTTTTACGGCGCATATAGAAATTCTATCATCGGGAGAAACAGAATCATCGTGCGCCCGTGGGTTCAGGCATTTTATTTAAATGTAAGATACGACAGGCAGTTTTACAGCAAGGAATATGTAAGACAGCAGCTGTTCGGTATCCGCGATTCCGTAAACAAGGGATATATGTATTGGAATAACGTAGGTAACTACAGCATGATTCAGCCGGATATAGGCGAAGAGCCGTATTCCGGAAAGACAAAAGAAGCCGGCAGGGAATACAGAAAACCCGCTTTCGGTATTTCTGAAAATGCTAAAAATAAAAGCGATTCGGAAGGTCAAAGGACATTGCCGTCCATATCCGTTATCGACAGTGTGCGTAAATATGAGACAATTGAAAAAAACAGGTTTTTGAATATATTCAAACTGCCGTCGACGTCGATATTTTAATAAGCGGTAATTGAAGTTATTATAAAAATCATATAATTTTTAATATATCATGGAAACTATCACTTACACGCCCGAAGAATCGATTGCGGCGGTTGCCACAGGGCTTATTCCTTCGGCGCTCGGCGTTATACGGACTACGGGCAAAGACAGCATAGAAATGATTTCTCGCCTCTTTTCAAGGCCCAAGGCTTTGTTGTCGGCCGGCGGGAATTCGATCGTTTACGGTTGGATTATCGATCCTTTAAAAAAGGAAAGCGGCGAAGACGGGCGCGTAGATGAAGTTTTGATAAGCGTATTTAAATCTCCTAAAAGTTTTACCGGCGAAAACATGGCCGAAATAAGCTGTCACGGCGGAATCGCCGTTGTGACGGAAATTTACAACCTGCTTTTAAAAAACGGTTTTAGAAAAGCCTTGAGGGGAGAATTTACTTTTCGGGCGTATATTAATGGTAAAACGGATCTGACAAGGGCAGAAGCTATCAGGGAAATAATAGAAAGCAAAACGGATAAGTCCTCCGGAAGGGCGGCAGGCAGACTGGCAGGTTCCGTATACGATCAGATAAAAGACATTCAGCAGTTGATAGTTAAAACAATAGCCGCAATCGAAGTGGGCATTGAATATCCTGAAGACGAACAAACCATAGCGGATGCGTTTGACAGTACGGATCTGTTGTCCGCAGCTGAAAAACTTAAAAGTCTTTCGGATTCTTGGAAGAGTGAAAAACTGTATCAGGACGGCGCCAGAGTAGTTTTGTGCGGCAAGACCAATGTAGGAAAGTCGAGTTTGTTCAACTCTCTTTTAAAAGAGGACAGGTCTATAGTTTCGGATATAGAAGGAACGACAAGAGATTGGATTGAAAGCTGGGTGAATTTTGACGGGGTTCCCGCCCGCTTGTTTGATACGGCGGGCTTACGCAAGACCGAAGACCTTATAGAACAAAGCGGAGTCGAGCGGACAAAAGATTTGTCAAAAGATGCGGATATAGTTTTATATTTGGCCGACGCTTCGGACAGTTCTAAAGAAAAAGCGAAAATAATCACGGAAGAATTAGAGGCGCTGCTGCCCGATAATAAAATTCCCGTATTGCTTGTTTGGAACAAATGCGACAGCCTTGCTACCGGTTTTGAAGAAGCGGGTCTGCCGTATTTAAGAGAGAACAGCATAAAAAAAATTCCGACGTTAAAAGGACAACTTCATATAAGCGCTAAAACGGGAAAAGGCATCGCCGCTCTTTCTGAGGCGGTAAAAAACGTCCTTACAGGTTCTTTGGAAACGGACAGGGAAAAAGCCGGGCTCGGCTCTTCACGGCAGGAAAAAAATGTAAAAGAAGCGTATGAATGCGTTGCCCATGCTTTAAAAAGCGTAAATGAAAATTATTCGCTCGATGCCGCCGTTCAGGATTTGGAAGACAGCCTCGAAGCGCTTGCGGAAGTTACGGGCGAAGTTACGCCGGACGATATTTTGGAAACAATCTTTTCAAATTTTTGCGTCGGAAAATAATTGGCAGCTTTTATTATGCCTCGGCGTCGCTCGACAATTATCAAAGCCGCCCATAGTAGTCGCTCGTTGCTTACATGACTACTTTATCGCTTGTTGTTAATACACGAAACAAAGATTCTTGACCCGCATATGGGAAATATGATAGAGTTAACCATTCGGGCCATTAGCTCAGTTGGTTAGAGCAGAGGACTCATAATCCTTTGGTCCCTGGTTCAAGTCCAGGATGGCCCATATTTTAGCGCTTCAGGATAAGTGCTAAATCTTTATAATATAAGCATTTACAAAATTATCTGACCTTCAGGTTTTTGGAAATGTTAAGCAAATGTTAAGTGCTTAACAAAGAACTTGGAGGTTTTTATGGATTTAAATTATCACATTTTTAAGAAATCAATACAATCAAAGGATAAGATCGTTCATAAATGGAAGTATGGAGTTCCTACGACAAAGGAGTGATCCCTTGTGTGCGCTATAATTATTACACGCCGTCTGAGGGCTTTGGGTACACAGTAACTGAAAACAAGGTAACGACAGACCCCGAAAACGGCGAAGTGATAAAAACCTTTATCCAGACTGACGGACTTGGAAGAGAGCTTATAAAAGCAAAGACAGGATGTAAATTCGATTTACACACAAAGACAAATGAAGTCGGGTGGAATGTAAGCGGAGCTCTGGCATATGATGAGAAAGGCAGGACAATAGCTGAAGGGCAGATGCATTTTATTTCAGGGGAAGGCATAGAAGCAATAAACCTTAACGGAAAGTCAAATCAAGATGTCTCTATGCTATATAAGATGATAAGGCCTACAAAAAAGACATACGATGACCTTGACCGCATAGTAAAGACTATCCTTCCGGGGGTTAATAAAGAAGGAGACGAGAGGATCCAAAGAACTAAGTACGGCATAACGGAGGAAGGGCTATCATACATAGAGACGACAGATCTTTTAGGGAACATAGGAGTGCAGTATGCAGACGTTAGAGGGAATATCATAAAAGTAGAGCGATATGCAAAAGATAACGCAAAAAAGCTCACCTTTGCTACATATGAATATGATTCTCTCGGCCAAATGACAAGAGCTTATGACGCTAAAGGCAATGCGATAACAGTTACTTACGATATGCTCGGAAGAAAGACTGAAATCTCTACAAAGGACGGAGGAGCAAAAAGGTACACCTATGACGATATAAATCTCTTATATGAAGATGATGAAGTTATGAGAGATTCGGGTAAACGGATAAACTACACCTATGACGGCTTTAACCGTGTCATAAAGATAGCGTACCCTGAAGGGGGAGATGTAGAATATGAATACGGGAAGCCCGGAGCGCCGTACAATAGAGCAGGTAAAGTCACTTCGGTACAAGATGAAGCGGGCGTTACAAACTTTGAGTACGGAAAACTCGGGGAAGTTATAAAAGAAAAGCGAACGCTTAAAAGGCACATACCGTCACATGAGAGTGAAAAGACATCCGTAATGGAATATGTAAGCGACTATCTAGGACGCATGCAGAGCATTACATATCCTGACAGGGAAAAAGTTACTTACGGCTATGATGAAGGAGGACAGGTCAGAAGTATAAAAGGCATACACGACTCTCAAGAGTACACTTACATAGAGAACATAGGATATGACGAATATAGCCAGAGAGTGTATATCAAATACGGAAACGGAGTTGAAACAAACTACACGTATGATGACGATATGAGATGGCTAAAGCACATAAATACCGAAAACAAATTCGGGATGCAATATCAAAACATAGACTACACCTTTGACGATGTAGGTAATGTGTTAGGCTATGATAATAACTGTATGAACGGAGCTCGCTACAGCACTTCTCAAAGCTACACATATGATTCTCTTTATCAGTTAGTTGAAGCAATCGGTACTACGGAAGACAACCCCTACGGTATTATAGGATCGCCCGACTATATAAGCTCTTACAGTCAAAACTTCTCCTTTGATGAAATCGGGAACATGATAAATAAGAAGAGCACTGAAATAATCACTCCTGCAATGCAGAAGAAAAATGGAGACGATTTAAACTATGAGTTTACATATGAGTATGATACGGACTATGCACACCGCTTAAAGAGAGTAGGAAGTGAGAAGAAGGGCTTTAGGTATTATACATATGATAAAAACGGGAATGTTACATCCGAAAACGACGGAACATCTCCTAATGAAGATACGGCAGAACTCACACCTGTAACTATAACAACTCATACTAATGACGAAGGCTCACCCGTCTATGAAGCCGACTATGCATGGGCATGGCCTTGGAGCACAGGAAGCAATAGCAGCAACAAACCTGCACCTCTTAACAAGAGAACCTATGAATGGAACAGCCGGAACCTCTTAATGAGGAGCGTGAACTCTGTCTATGATACGCGCTATGCATACGGTGCGGACGGCAATAGAGCTGCCAAATGGACTCTTTCTAACTCAAGTGAGACATTATACTTTAACATGATGTGGACATGGCACACGGATACGGGACTTCCTGAAGGGCAGTATTCAAAGCACATATACCTAGGTGAGACAAGAATCGTAACCAAGCAGACAAGTAAGCTTGATATAAGCTATGGGCAAAGCGATGAATATCATCATAGGTACTACTATCATCCTGACCACCTAGGCTCGGCACAGCTTGTGACAGACTATGAAGGAAACGAGTATCAGAGGATAGAATACACGCCATATGGAGAGCTTTGGGTAGAGAAGAAGTCAAAGACGGAAGAAGGCTTACGTTTCCTGCCTTATAAGTTCACAGCAAAAGAACAAGATGAAGAGACAGGACTCTATTACTACGGAGCACGCTACTTGGATGCGAAGTACTCCCGCTGGTTATCAACAGATCCGGCGGTCGGGGAGTACATACCTCAAGCACCTGTAAACGATGAGGCAAAGAAATACAACCAAAGCCTGCCGGGACAAGGTGGCATCTTCAACATCGTGAACTTGCAGCTGTATCACTATGCAGGCAATAATCCTGTGAAGTATATAGATCCGGATGGGAAGGAAGTAGATTATAAATTTGTTGCTGGACATGAAGGAAAGCAACAATTGAATGGTTATGTACCAAAAAATAATGATGGAAAAACTATTGGTCGAAGTGGAGTTACTATTGCAACAGGTTTTGATATTGGCCAGCATAATTCTTATGATTTAAATCGAATTTTCGGAAGCAATAATACAAATCAGGAATTAAAGGATTTATATACACCGTATTTAGATATACGAAAGCAAGATGCGATTGATAAATTGGAAGAAATACCACTTACAATAACTCAAAATCAGGCAGACAAAACTGATGCAGCCGTTTTCTCTCAAAAATTAATATCGATAAAAAGGGCATTTAATTCAGCAAGTAAAAGCAATAATGGAAATTTTGATAATTTACCTGATAATGCACAAACTGCTTTATTTTCTTTTGCATATCAGAATGGCAGTGGGTCAATACCACAAGATTTAATTGATAAATTAGCAACAGGAGATTATTCCGGTGCCGCAGATGTTTTAACACAATACGGGAAAGATAATGGATATACCAATCGACGTAATGCAGAGGCTAACTTATTGCGTCAAATTCAAAGTCAAAATGATAATACGGATAATTAAGGGAAAAAAATTATGAAAAAATTGTTAATAGTTTTCATTATGTGTTTTTCAGTGGCATTTGCAAAGGATTATTATGTTTCAGTGAATTATTCTCTACAATCTGATGATTTACAAATACTGGATTTCGTTCAGGTTACTATAAATTCAAAAACAGATAAAAGGGTAACCATCAACATTGTGAAAACATTATTACCGTTTACACATATGATTGAAAAAACAATTGTTGCTAACAAGAAAAATGATAAATATGAGTTTGCTTTTGTTGATGGCTTTGGAAACCAAGCGTTTGGGTATATTAAGTTTTTACAAATAGATTTAATTGAGTTTTTTATTGATTGTCAAAAATTTTTTGACGAAGGGAAGGATCTAGCGCGGCTTTATTGAGATAAATATTGGCTAATAGAAACCCCGAATTCTTTTGATGTGGAAATGCTCGGTGTTTTGTTAAATCAATGAGTTTTTGTTATTAAAAAACTTTACTATGTTAATAGACATTTTATGTTCAATTTTTTATAAAAACCAGTAGGATAAATATATACGTATGTTTAACGCTATAATCTTGTATAAAATTACCTGTAGTTGGATATAGTACCAGTCGCGCTCAATATCAGAGCCATATGTTCCCATCCCATGTTTTGAAATAGTTCGACCGGTGCATTCTCATAGGCTTCTTCGTTGTAATCCGACATTCGTGTACTTCTTTAATGATTCAATTAGGTATTTTTAACACGATATTTGAAAAAAACGGTGTGGTTTATTCAAATTCAATAGCCTGTTCAAATTTATTGAAAATTTCAATTTGATTTTCAACATTGATTCTATTAACAAGCCAACCTCGCAATGAACAAAGTCGAATAAAATCTTCTAACCTGTTTTGACCATTAATTTCTTTTAATGTAATAACAAGTCCAAAAGCCATACCTCGTCCTGAATTACCAACTAAGCGTTTCGTTGTTTTTAAGCTTATTCCCCAGCGTCCATCATCATACAACTTTCGTGCACGTGGATTATTTTTTAACTCTTCACCAATTAATTTAATATTATCCCATTTTCGGTAAAGCTGACGAGCTTTTTCTTCTTTTAAGAAATATCTTCCTTCGTCATTTTGAATATTGTTATCGATTGGTTTAATAGAATCATCTTTGATTCGACCAAAATGAAGGTCTAACTCTGTATCAGTATAATCGACTCCTTGATTCCTAGAACAGTTTGGAAAATAACACAAAGTAGCTTTAGCAATGAATGGTTGGGCGTCCTGATATACAGGTACTGGAATATTATAATTATATGTATCATACAATATGGAACTACCAGAAATAACAAATCGAATTTCATCATTCTGACTTTGAATAATGTTTTCAATTTGTATTGGAACAACACCATAACCTGCAATTGTCGTTGTTGATTTGAATTTTTTCCATCCTGCAGCAGAATCTATTAACAATGCTTTTGCAGCTTCTTTTGTAAAATTCATTTTATAGATAAGGTACGCCATTTTTCTAGTTATCCAAGGAGCAGCGAATGATGTACCGTAGGATTTCTTTTTTCCAAATGGAGCATATACTGTTAGTCCATCTTCATAAGTTCCACCGTAGTAGCATAAGTCGGGTTTATTGAAAAAAGAAAGAACCGGCCCTGTTCGAGAATATTCTGCAGGAATATCATTGAAGTCAACGGAATTAACAACAATAGAATTAATAGAATCCGCAGGTGCACCTATTTTCTTTGGATATTCTTTATTCTCAGGTTTATTTGTTCCTGAAACAATAAATACAATATCATTCTTAAACTGTAAATAATCAAGTTTAGCTGCTTCTGGAGAAATAAAGTTTCTATCAATTTCAAGTTCAGAACCTAATGAAAGATTCCATACTTTTATGTCTTTATTGTTTTCGACTATTTTCTCTATAGTTTCCATAATAAATGAAGAACTGTTAGAACCCTTTTTGGCAACTCCAAAATGTCTTACTCTAAATCTACCACAATTATCTTGTAGTCTAGGATTCAATGTTGGACCATCAACAATAATCGATGAAACCATAGTACCATGATCATAGTCCTCTGGTTCCAATTCAATATCAGAAGATTGCATATTTGTATAGTCTACCCATTTTGTAAAATAAACATGCTTATCAAAATGAGTATCGATAACACCAATAACAGGTTCGTTTGTTGGGTCAAGTATAGAAAAATCTGGATCTGCATCAATATCTTCTTCAATACTAACAGCAGGAATTTCGGTAAGATCTTCAACTTTCATAGCAATTAAATAAGGTGCTTCTCGTTTGAGAATTTCAAAAATTGCCGGGCTCATTATAAATGTATCAACATCTATTTTTTGATATTTTGTTTCTGAAATTCCAATTTGCCTAAGAATATCAATAGAATTTACATCTGTTTTATAAAGAGTAACGATAGAATTTATGTTAATAGATTCCTTTTCAAGATCTACATCAAAAAAATCAACATGAAAACAATCGACAATTAAAGAAACAAATTTTGTTTTAGAAAAGTTCGGAATTGGAGTTAAATTGCTGTTGATTTTCTCTATTATTGCAAAATCAACTTCTCCAGAGAACATTGCTTGAATAATAGAAATACACTTATCCAATTGTGTAATAGTTTCTCTTATAGTTTTCTTGTCTACACAATGGGTAATAATATGTTTCGGGTCATCTTCTGAATCATTAGAAAATTTTGCACCAACTATTGTTTCATTAGTATTCTGTGAATATTGCGATAATAAATCTTTAATACGATTGCTTTTTGCAACAACTTCTGTGTAATGGACAGAAACAAGTGCTTTTTGAAAAAGCGTTTTATTTTTCCAATATTCATCAATTTCTATAAGTTGATTCCTTAAGTTTATAATATGTGAAACTTTAATTTTCTTATTAGCAGGAAGATTTCTAGGACCTGGTCTATTAGGATTTTTCCTTTGTTCAAAATGACCGGTCAACTTTAATATATCATTCATAATTAAGCCTCTTGTAATATTCTAGAAACATGACTTTTTGAAATGCCAGAAAGAATTTCTATTTCTCTTACTGTATATCCTTTTTCCTGTAGTTCCTTTACATCTGGATTTGGATTATTTGTAATCGATGTATAAAGGCGTCTTAAATAATCAAATTCATCATTTGGTTTACTGAATGCAATAGAAGATTTTATAAGATTCTTAAGTTCTCCCGGATAGGGAATAAATTCCTGTTCATCAAGGATTTTATTAAAGAGTCTCAGATTTCGGCCTGCGTATTTAAACTTACTTAAAAAATGTCCCAATATTATTTCTGCAATGTCATGTAAATCTTCTCTTGAATAACGATTAAAATCTATGCAAGAATCAAATCTACGCAAGAGAGCTTTATCAAAAGAATCATAAAGATTAGTTGTAGCTATCATTACAATTTGTTCATTGAGATTATCCATTCCTTTTAAAACAGCTGAAGTGGCACGACCCATTTCTCGTAAATCGTTAGAATTAGTTCTATCCAAAGCAATAGCATCAATTTCGTCAAAAAGCACGATCATTCTTTCTGGATGAGCTACCGAGTTAAGTTGAGAAAATAAGTTTGAAATATTTTTAGCAGTTTGGCCTAATTTACTATCGATGAGATTATCAAAATCAACAACATATAATTCTCTTGAAAGAATACGCGCAACTTGTTTTACAGTTTCTGTTTTTCCAGTTCCTGGTGCACCATAAAAAAGATATTTATTGATTCCAGCGTTCTGTCCAATTGCATTTACAATACCTAAAATATCATTTTTAATGATTTCAGGCAGTGGAAGAGGTTCTTTAGAATACTCAATTTTATGTAAAAACGAATTGTTGTCTTCGTTTATTTGAGGAACGAATGTGTTAGCTTTAGAAAGAAGAGCCATAATATATTCTGCAAGTTCTCGATCTCCAGAAGCATTAAAATCATTGGCAATTTCATAAGCTTCATCTCTAAAAGATACATCATTGCCTTCTGAATAATATTTGATTAGATTGATAACATTCTTCTTTTTCATAAAGACACCCCACTCATTATAATAATATATAAGGGACAAAAAATCAATATACGGGACATTGGTCATAAAAATAATTTTACAAAAGGACAAAAAAGTTCTTGACTTTAAAAATATGGATTACTATATTTTAACTGTGTCCATCACACTGAGGAACGTTGTTCCAATAAAAAAGGACTAAAAACAGCTGCAACTGCTAATAGCCCTTTATAAACCTTTATATAACTCTGAATGAGCCACAAATAGTGAATACCTTACAATAAAATTTTGAAGAATTTGTGTCAAGGAGTCATTCGGGGTGGGAGGATAGCCTCTTGAAACAACACCATGTTGTCCATAATCCTAATGGCGGCTGGGATGTAAAAGCTGCTAATGCACAGCGCGCGAGTGCACATTCAACAACAAAAGCTGGAGCAATTTCTATTGCGCGTACAATCAGTCAAAATCAAGGTTCTGAACTCTTCATACATAATATGAATGGTCAGATTTCTAGTCGAGATTCTCATGGAAACGATCCGTTTCCTCCAAGAGGATAATCAATAATTTTTTTAAGTATAATACTTGTTCTCCTTGCTAGTATTATACTTTTTTCTATTTCATTATTGTGAGGTTAAAAATGGATATTATAAAAGGAGGAATGCAAATGAATTTTAAATCCATTACCGACAAATATAGACTTTCCGACGGAAATGAAATACCGTGTATA from Treponema parvum harbors:
- the mnmE gene encoding tRNA uridine-5-carboxymethylaminomethyl(34) synthesis GTPase MnmE, with the protein product METITYTPEESIAAVATGLIPSALGVIRTTGKDSIEMISRLFSRPKALLSAGGNSIVYGWIIDPLKKESGEDGRVDEVLISVFKSPKSFTGENMAEISCHGGIAVVTEIYNLLLKNGFRKALRGEFTFRAYINGKTDLTRAEAIREIIESKTDKSSGRAAGRLAGSVYDQIKDIQQLIVKTIAAIEVGIEYPEDEQTIADAFDSTDLLSAAEKLKSLSDSWKSEKLYQDGARVVLCGKTNVGKSSLFNSLLKEDRSIVSDIEGTTRDWIESWVNFDGVPARLFDTAGLRKTEDLIEQSGVERTKDLSKDADIVLYLADASDSSKEKAKIITEELEALLPDNKIPVLLVWNKCDSLATGFEEAGLPYLRENSIKKIPTLKGQLHISAKTGKGIAALSEAVKNVLTGSLETDREKAGLGSSRQEKNVKEAYECVAHALKSVNENYSLDAAVQDLEDSLEALAEVTGEVTPDDILETIFSNFCVGK
- a CDS encoding S8 family peptidase, which produces MNDILKLTGHFEQRKNPNRPGPRNLPANKKIKVSHIINLRNQLIEIDEYWKNKTLFQKALVSVHYTEVVAKSNRIKDLLSQYSQNTNETIVGAKFSNDSEDDPKHIITHCVDKKTIRETITQLDKCISIIQAMFSGEVDFAIIEKINSNLTPIPNFSKTKFVSLIVDCFHVDFFDVDLEKESININSIVTLYKTDVNSIDILRQIGISETKYQKIDVDTFIMSPAIFEILKREAPYLIAMKVEDLTEIPAVSIEEDIDADPDFSILDPTNEPVIGVIDTHFDKHVYFTKWVDYTNMQSSDIELEPEDYDHGTMVSSIIVDGPTLNPRLQDNCGRFRVRHFGVAKKGSNSSSFIMETIEKIVENNKDIKVWNLSLGSELEIDRNFISPEAAKLDYLQFKNDIVFIVSGTNKPENKEYPKKIGAPADSINSIVVNSVDFNDIPAEYSRTGPVLSFFNKPDLCYYGGTYEDGLTVYAPFGKKKSYGTSFAAPWITRKMAYLIYKMNFTKEAAKALLIDSAAGWKKFKSTTTIAGYGVVPIQIENIIQSQNDEIRFVISGSSILYDTYNYNIPVPVYQDAQPFIAKATLCYFPNCSRNQGVDYTDTELDLHFGRIKDDSIKPIDNNIQNDEGRYFLKEEKARQLYRKWDNIKLIGEELKNNPRARKLYDDGRWGISLKTTKRLVGNSGRGMAFGLVITLKEINGQNRLEDFIRLCSLRGWLVNRINVENQIEIFNKFEQAIEFE
- a CDS encoding ATP-binding protein translates to MKKKNVINLIKYYSEGNDVSFRDEAYEIANDFNASGDRELAEYIMALLSKANTFVPQINEDNNSFLHKIEYSKEPLPLPEIIKNDILGIVNAIGQNAGINKYLFYGAPGTGKTETVKQVARILSRELYVVDFDNLIDSKLGQTAKNISNLFSQLNSVAHPERMIVLFDEIDAIALDRTNSNDLREMGRATSAVLKGMDNLNEQIVMIATTNLYDSFDKALLRRFDSCIDFNRYSREDLHDIAEIILGHFLSKFKYAGRNLRLFNKILDEQEFIPYPGELKNLIKSSIAFSKPNDEFDYLRRLYTSITNNPNPDVKELQEKGYTVREIEILSGISKSHVSRILQEA
- a CDS encoding putative glycoside hydrolase, giving the protein MEILKFAAPFALLFCLSSATAQTQARPLYQLSPMPLKEETTDTATQNIIAGNDAGLFRITDNNTALPLWTEGRVKQILRTETVGKTGNTEEHWYFITSKGILYSQNLNEFEFRNTGLPSLVIHEYDEQKDSYTQQIEDLKDICANPLNPMQLVTATKDNVYISFDGALNWKSLGSMSKTTAGIKAVAIADMPHFAPDGNFYGTDLVVFMSHPIFGLSYIMLNDQKPAWTDVTSGFKIMSSLTAPDEISDILPVLKADAEGRNYVDIYISQTFIPNIYRFNWEKKKGELLYGGNEPSDTIESLVNVEDTLLFTRPSDVGTFDLKEQKEGGIPGKFSLWKERFDSLSLPVQTAWIPKAAAGFEKGFVLNELWMLYPEKIGSKYANVIKDNKRSLYIPPYQVRKQLGSEGIDKFLSIVEENGLNSVVIDMKDDYGLLRYSTKDPLVAQKATESQYSVDIDQFISKFKEKDIYLIARIVVFKDKNLARYGGGKYAVWDAVTGRAWVGIKGYEDIKNEEGTITGKETVYYDENWVDPYSAEVWEYNVGIAKELIARGFNEIQFDYIRFPTDGYNLKNARFRWHSQGMTKESALMSFLAYARKQIEAPLGIDIYGANGWYRSGARTGQDVEMLSNYVDVICPMFYPSHFEQDFLLYEPVAERPYRIYFYGAYRNSIIGRNRIIVRPWVQAFYLNVRYDRQFYSKEYVRQQLFGIRDSVNKGYMYWNNVGNYSMIQPDIGEEPYSGKTKEAGREYRKPAFGISENAKNKSDSEGQRTLPSISVIDSVRKYETIEKNRFLNIFKLPSTSIF
- a CDS encoding pesticin C-terminus-like muramidase, yielding MEVWSSYDKGVIPCVRYNYYTPSEGFGYTVTENKVTTDPENGEVIKTFIQTDGLGRELIKAKTGCKFDLHTKTNEVGWNVSGALAYDEKGRTIAEGQMHFISGEGIEAINLNGKSNQDVSMLYKMIRPTKKTYDDLDRIVKTILPGVNKEGDERIQRTKYGITEEGLSYIETTDLLGNIGVQYADVRGNIIKVERYAKDNAKKLTFATYEYDSLGQMTRAYDAKGNAITVTYDMLGRKTEISTKDGGAKRYTYDDINLLYEDDEVMRDSGKRINYTYDGFNRVIKIAYPEGGDVEYEYGKPGAPYNRAGKVTSVQDEAGVTNFEYGKLGEVIKEKRTLKRHIPSHESEKTSVMEYVSDYLGRMQSITYPDREKVTYGYDEGGQVRSIKGIHDSQEYTYIENIGYDEYSQRVYIKYGNGVETNYTYDDDMRWLKHINTENKFGMQYQNIDYTFDDVGNVLGYDNNCMNGARYSTSQSYTYDSLYQLVEAIGTTEDNPYGIIGSPDYISSYSQNFSFDEIGNMINKKSTEIITPAMQKKNGDDLNYEFTYEYDTDYAHRLKRVGSEKKGFRYYTYDKNGNVTSENDGTSPNEDTAELTPVTITTHTNDEGSPVYEADYAWAWPWSTGSNSSNKPAPLNKRTYEWNSRNLLMRSVNSVYDTRYAYGADGNRAAKWTLSNSSETLYFNMMWTWHTDTGLPEGQYSKHIYLGETRIVTKQTSKLDISYGQSDEYHHRYYYHPDHLGSAQLVTDYEGNEYQRIEYTPYGELWVEKKSKTEEGLRFLPYKFTAKEQDEETGLYYYGARYLDAKYSRWLSTDPAVGEYIPQAPVNDEAKKYNQSLPGQGGIFNIVNLQLYHYAGNNPVKYIDPDGKEVDYKFVAGHEGKQQLNGYVPKNNDGKTIGRSGVTIATGFDIGQHNSYDLNRIFGSNNTNQELKDLYTPYLDIRKQDAIDKLEEIPLTITQNQADKTDAAVFSQKLISIKRAFNSASKSNNGNFDNLPDNAQTALFSFAYQNGSGSIPQDLIDKLATGDYSGAADVLTQYGKDNGYTNRRNAEANLLRQIQSQNDNTDN